A single genomic interval of Chitinophaga sp. 180180018-3 harbors:
- a CDS encoding diacylglycerol kinase family protein produces the protein MQKSYISKRLASFGYAINGIISFVRSEAHARIHAVATIVVVAAGCWYRITKPEWVWIVLAIALVWATEMINTVAEKIMDHLSPAQHPDVKFIKDVAAGAVLVAAIAAAITGAVVFIPYIFPNS, from the coding sequence ATGCAAAAATCATATATCAGTAAGCGGCTGGCCAGTTTTGGATACGCCATCAATGGAATTATATCCTTTGTGCGGAGCGAGGCACATGCCCGGATCCATGCAGTGGCTACAATAGTGGTAGTGGCAGCCGGTTGCTGGTATAGGATCACTAAGCCGGAATGGGTCTGGATCGTACTGGCTATTGCGTTAGTATGGGCAACGGAAATGATCAATACCGTAGCAGAAAAAATAATGGATCATTTGTCGCCCGCTCAACATCCTGATGTAAAATTCATTAAAGATGTTGCCGCCGGCGCTGTACTGGTAGCTGCCATTGCAGCAGCTATTACCGGGGCTGTTGTATTTATTCCCTATATCTTTCCAAACAGTTAA
- a CDS encoding DUF1361 domain-containing protein, whose amino-acid sequence MQLKRSFRLLQYRIGRSRQKYTLYASILFSMALLLCRVLHTGTYLRVTLIWNLFLAYVPFAITRWMEKHPNQIENRYNWYACFICWLLFIPNAPYILTDLFHLFDGGVPLWFDLFVIFSFAWNGMMLGYISIRSMENMWSTRYSRWPAWMFTFPVMFLCGMGVYIGRYLRYNSWDVVKDPLTLLGDMRDIVLHPWENRHAWAFTICMGVFLSLMYPLVKKQNSL is encoded by the coding sequence ATGCAATTGAAGAGATCTTTCCGTTTGTTACAATACCGTATTGGCCGCTCCCGGCAGAAATACACGCTGTATGCCTCTATTCTGTTCAGTATGGCATTACTGCTTTGCCGTGTCCTGCACACAGGTACTTACCTGCGTGTTACCCTGATCTGGAACCTGTTCCTGGCTTATGTGCCTTTTGCTATTACGCGCTGGATGGAAAAACACCCCAACCAGATAGAGAATCGGTATAACTGGTATGCCTGCTTTATCTGTTGGTTGTTGTTTATTCCTAATGCACCGTATATACTCACCGATCTGTTCCATCTTTTTGATGGAGGAGTGCCTTTGTGGTTCGATCTGTTTGTCATATTTTCCTTTGCCTGGAATGGCATGATGCTGGGATATATCTCTATCCGCAGCATGGAGAACATGTGGAGTACACGATATTCCCGCTGGCCCGCATGGATGTTCACTTTCCCGGTAATGTTCCTTTGCGGTATGGGAGTGTATATTGGCCGCTACCTGAGATATAACAGCTGGGATGTTGTAAAAGATCCGCTGACCCTGTTGGGCGATATGCGCGATATTGTTCTGCATCCATGGGAAAACAGACATGCCTGGGCATTTACAATATGTATGGGCGTTTTTTTGAGTTTGATGTATCCGTTGGTGAAGAAACAGAATAGCCTCTAA
- the creD gene encoding cell envelope integrity protein CreD yields MENTTQETSSLIGRYAYAIKGFILLFLMLVLLVPSVMIQDLIRERGHRQQEATREVSSRWGDEQSISGPVLAVPSRTKPDSYLFLLPENLKVNGELIPQQLHRGIFNVAVYTAKLQLSGNFTAGALKDVDAVPEDFDWQHTSLLMGISDLHGIADQVQLSWNGKNSLFNPGVTSTDLFETGIQTPVVFNPGDTSAAGSSFSLELNVKGSSRISFSPVGKTTHVGISSTWANPGFDDAIPPQKREINSKGFSASWHVSHLNRSYPQCWTGKKFNIHSSDFGIRLLMPVDTYQMATRAVKYAILFIGLTFIIFYFIELAQRRALHPLQYSLIGLALCIFYTLLLSLSEQINFMIAYIIASVLTIGLIVAYTGAAFKSKRIAAGIGGVLTVLYGFIYVIISAEDQSLLMGSLGLFVILALIMYFSTTIKWDKLGQKTNGDQQ; encoded by the coding sequence ATGGAAAACACCACCCAAGAAACTTCATCACTAATCGGCAGGTACGCCTATGCTATCAAGGGCTTCATACTGCTATTCTTAATGCTGGTACTGTTGGTTCCTTCTGTTATGATCCAGGATCTCATCCGCGAACGCGGCCACCGTCAACAGGAAGCTACCCGGGAGGTAAGCAGCCGCTGGGGCGATGAACAGAGCATCTCCGGCCCTGTGCTGGCTGTTCCGTCCAGAACAAAACCCGACAGTTACCTGTTTCTTTTGCCTGAAAACCTGAAAGTCAACGGAGAACTGATACCACAACAGCTGCACAGGGGAATCTTCAATGTGGCCGTTTATACAGCGAAACTGCAACTGAGCGGAAATTTTACCGCCGGTGCATTGAAAGATGTGGATGCTGTGCCTGAAGACTTCGACTGGCAGCATACTTCGCTGCTGATGGGGATCAGCGACCTGCACGGCATTGCGGATCAGGTGCAGCTGTCGTGGAACGGTAAAAACAGCTTATTTAATCCGGGTGTGACCAGCACCGACTTGTTTGAAACCGGTATCCAAACACCGGTCGTTTTTAACCCGGGCGATACCAGTGCGGCCGGTAGCAGCTTCTCGCTGGAGCTGAATGTGAAGGGCTCCAGCCGGATCAGCTTCTCTCCCGTTGGTAAAACCACACATGTAGGCATTAGTTCCACCTGGGCTAACCCCGGATTCGATGACGCTATTCCACCTCAGAAAAGAGAAATAAATAGCAAAGGGTTCAGTGCAAGCTGGCACGTATCGCATCTTAACCGTAGTTATCCGCAATGCTGGACAGGCAAGAAATTTAACATACACTCATCAGATTTCGGGATCAGGCTGCTGATGCCGGTAGATACCTATCAGATGGCCACACGGGCGGTCAAATACGCCATATTATTCATCGGCTTAACCTTCATCATCTTTTATTTCATAGAATTAGCTCAGCGCCGCGCCCTTCATCCATTGCAATACAGCCTCATTGGTTTAGCCCTTTGTATTTTTTATACCCTGCTCTTATCTCTCTCAGAACAAATTAACTTTATGATAGCATACATTATCGCAAGTGTGCTGACAATCGGACTGATTGTTGCATACACCGGAGCTGCTTTTAAAAGTAAGCGCATAGCAGCTGGTATTGGAGGTGTGCTTACAGTGCTTTACGGATTTATCTATGTGATTATCAGCGCAGAAGATCAATCGCTGTTGATGGGCAGCCTGGGGCTGTTTGTGATACTGGCCCTGATCATGTACTTCAGTACTACCATTAAATGGGATAAATTGGGGCAGAAAACTAATGGCGATCAACAATAA
- a CDS encoding transcriptional regulator, whose translation MNPIGNLNKIFESRIRLGVMSVLMVNEEVNFNDLKQMLEVTDGNLASHLSTLEENGYIKIHKGFIGRKTNTTYAITATGEKAFKGHLAALEHMIKFTK comes from the coding sequence ATGAACCCGATAGGCAACTTAAACAAGATATTTGAAAGCCGTATACGCCTTGGCGTTATGAGTGTATTGATGGTAAATGAAGAGGTGAATTTCAATGATCTGAAACAAATGCTGGAAGTCACGGATGGCAACCTGGCTTCCCATCTGAGTACATTGGAAGAAAATGGCTATATCAAAATACATAAGGGATTTATTGGCCGGAAAACCAATACTACCTACGCTATTACTGCCACGGGCGAGAAGGCGTTCAAAGGCCATCTGGCAGCGCTTGAGCATATGATAAAATTTACGAAGTAA